AGCAGAAAACGAGCCTTTGATACCTTCTATAGTATAAGTCAGTGGTAATACATAAGAAAAATACTGTAATGCTAAAGGCATCTTCGATATGGGATAGACAACTCCGCTTAAAAATATCATTAAAAACCGCGGAAGATTAAGTAATGTCTGAGCCTCAAAAACTTCTTTCACCATCACGCATAAAAGAGCACCAAGAGACGAAAATACAAAGAGTGAAGAGATGGTGATTAACATAAGGTAAAGAAAATTAGGATGAAGCCCGAGCATAATTATTGAACCTATTGTTACTACAGATGTCATCAAAAAGCCGAAAATAACGCCTCCCAGGATCTTTCCAAGAAGTACAGCAGTTATACTAATGGGCGCTAAAAGCAATCTTTCTAAGGAACCGAGTCTTAGTTCGAAATTTATAACCACTGCCTCAGCAGCGGTAGTGCTGAAGAGAATCGTCATTGCAATCAAGCCGGGCACTAATTCCTTAAAATCGACGGGGTTTCTTAAATAAAAAGCTAAAATCCAGGTAATCGGAAAGACAATGCCCCAGCTGACTGCCGGCGGCTTAAAATAGTAAGTCTTTATATCTTTCAAAGCGATATAGAAAATACCTCGTAAGTTATCGCGCCACATCTCACTTTCCTTTCTCAATTGCTAAAACCTCTGGTTCTAAACCTGTAATATTCATAAATGCCTCTTCCAATGATTTTCTATCGGTTTTTGCCTTTAAAGCTTGTGGAGTATCAATCGTCAAAATTCTTCCCTTCACGAGAATAGCTGCACGGCCGCATAAAAGGTCTGCCTCTTCTAAATAGTGGGTGGTAAGGAAAATAGTTATTCCCTGCTTGCGAAGATTAGATATTAAATTGCGCAAAGATCTGGCTGCGACTACATCTAATCCAACTGTAGGCTCATCAAGAAAAAGGACTTTAGGATTATGAATTAGTGAGGCGGCAATTGTTAATGCTCGCTTCATGCCGCGGGAAAACGTGCGAAAAAGGCTGTCTTTACGCTCATAGAGTTTAAAGGTTTTCAGTAAATCCTGCGCTTTTTTCCTGCGTTCAAATACCGGGACGCCATAAAGCTGCGCCATAAATATCAGATTATCCATTGCGGATAATTCATCATAGAGATTGGAAATTTCCGGAACAACCCCAATATGTTTCTTTATCTGCACAATTTGTGATTTAATATCAAAGCCTAAAATAGATGCCTTCCCGTCCGTGGGTTTAGAAAGTCCTGTAAGCATCCTTATGGTTGTGGTCTTTCCTGCGCCATTCGGACCCAAAAATCCAAAAACCTCGCCTTTCTCAACTTCAAAGTTGATATGGTCAACAGCAGGAATCTCACCATAAAATTTCGTTAAATCTGATACTTGGATAACTATATCTTTGTTCATTTTTAAAATGTAATAATTTTATCAGCCCATTTTATTATCTCATACATATCTTTCATTGTTGAAAGATGGCATATTTCAGAACCTTCTGATTGGCGAATTTTGAGGCATGTTCCGCAAGCAAATATTTTTCCATTTTTTTCGACAAACAATTTCATCTGTTCTGTCACCTTATATTTATCCGTATCAATGGTTTCACACTCCACCCCCTTTGCCAATAAAAATACTTTTACTTCATCATCTTCTTTTAAGGCAAAATTCCCAAACCTAAAAGCATTCCAAACTGTTTCCGGATCATTTGAATAAATAATTATTCCGAATCTCATATTTTCTCCTGTTTACCTAAGTTTAATAGTTTTCCTAACTCATTGACGCCATTTCAAACCTCTAAGATACTGCTTCTTTTAAATCAACTTTTTCTCTTTCAAGAAAGCTCTTGCCGCATCATGGGCTGGTTCCCCGTCTTTGTCTACCTTTTTTAAAAGTTCCTGATAAGCTTTATCGTCGATAATTCCGCCTAGTTTATCCAGCAGCCTTGGAAGAGCGGGGAATTTTTTAATGGTATCTTTTCGAATAACAGGCGCTGCCAAACACGGCAAGCCCAGTTTATTAACATCCTCATTTTTGCAAATTTTGCTTTCAAATCCAAACGGTTTCAGCCATACAAGATTCAGCTTTTCCTGATATTCCTGCCTCACAACCTCAAATATTTTATCCTTCGCGGGAATATCCTTTTTTTCAGAACCTCAATTAAAGCTGCGCAGGTATATTCAACAAAAATATCCAAATCGCCTTTTTCTAACAGGTCATGCCCCTTTTCGTTTTGCTCTAAAACTTTAACTACAGCGGTCGTATCTGTTCTTTCCCTAATAAAAATCGCCAGCATTTCCGCTAAGAGCATTGACTCGGAAGTTTTCTCCTGTCCTATATATATTGTTCTTC
The nucleotide sequence above comes from bacterium. Encoded proteins:
- a CDS encoding ABC transporter permease; this translates as MWRDNLRGIFYIALKDIKTYYFKPPAVSWGIVFPITWILAFYLRNPVDFKELVPGLIAMTILFSTTAAEAVVINFELRLGSLERLLLAPISITAVLLGKILGGVIFGFLMTSVVTIGSIIMLGLHPNFLYLMLITISSLFVFSSLGALLCVMVKEVFEAQTLLNLPRFLMIFLSGVVYPISKMPLALQYFSYVLPLTYTIEGIKGSFSAGLENMIFSDVLILICFFIVFVIPAVKLLYRKFE
- a CDS encoding ATP-binding cassette domain-containing protein; this encodes MNKDIVIQVSDLTKFYGEIPAVDHINFEVEKGEVFGFLGPNGAGKTTTIRMLTGLSKPTDGKASILGFDIKSQIVQIKKHIGVVPEISNLYDELSAMDNLIFMAQLYGVPVFERRKKAQDLLKTFKLYERKDSLFRTFSRGMKRALTIAASLIHNPKVLFLDEPTVGLDVVAARSLRNLISNLRKQGITIFLTTHYLEEADLLCGRAAILVKGRILTIDTPQALKAKTDRKSLEEAFMNITGLEPEVLAIEKGK
- a CDS encoding DsrE family protein — translated: MRFGIIIYSNDPETVWNAFRFGNFALKEDDEVKVFLLAKGVECETIDTDKYKVTEQMKLFVEKNGKIFACGTCLKIRQSEGSEICHLSTMKDMYEIIKWADKIITF
- a CDS encoding glycine betaine ABC transporter substrate-binding protein, with amino-acid sequence MRQEYQEKLNLVWLKPFGFESKICKNEDVNKLGLPCLAAPVIRKDTIKKFPALPRLLDKLGGIIDDKAYQELLKKVDKDGEPAHDAARAFLKEKKLI